One stretch of Aquimarina sp. Aq107 DNA includes these proteins:
- a CDS encoding gliding motility-associated C-terminal domain-containing protein — MMYWRRMTKMMQTQELVSVSDVSLTKGVVLTTDADGSTTATAGDTVTFTVTVSNGGSANATGVEVTDQVPTGYTIVGTPTVSQGTYTVGTGVWDVGTINTSGNATLTIIATVNATGTYVNVAEVTASDNFDPDSTPNNDVLAEDDQDDADPGVAPVSDVSLTKGVVLTTDADGSTTATAGDTVTFTVTVSNGGSANATGVEVTDQVPTGYTIVGTPTVSQGTYTVGTGVWDVGTINTSGNATLTIIATVNATGTYVNVAEVTASDNFDPDSTPNNDVLAEDDQDDADPGVAPVSDVSLTKGVVLTTDADGSTTATAGDTVTFTVTVSNGGSANATGVEVTDQVPTGYTIVGTPTVSQGTYTVGTGVWDVGTINTSGNATLTIIATVNATGTYVNVAEVTASDNFDPDSTPNNDVLAEDDQDDADPGVAPVSDVSLTKGVVLTTDADGSTTATAGDTVTFTVTVSNGGSANATGVEVTDQVPTGYTIVGTPTVSQGTYTVGTGVWDVGTINTSGNATLTIIATVNATGTYVNVAEVTASDNFDPDSTPNNDVLAEDDQDDADPGVAPVSDVSLTKGVVLTTDADGSTTATAGDTVTFTVTVSNGGSANATGVEVTDQVPTGYTIVGTPTVSQGTYTVGTGVWDVGTINTSGNATLTIIATVNATGTYVNVAEVTASDNFDPDSTPNNDVLAEDDQDDADPGVAPVSDVSLTKGVVLTTDADGSTTATAGDTVTFTVTVSNGGSANATGVEVTDQVPTGYTIVGTPTVSQGTYTVGTGVWDVGTINTSGNATLTIIATVNATGTYVNVAEVTASDNFDPDSTPNNDVLAEDDQDDADPGVAPVSDVSLTKGVVLTTDADGSTTATAGDTVTFTVTVSNGGSANATGVEVTDQVPTGYTIVGTPTVSQGTYTVGTGVWDVGTINTSGNATLTIIATVNATGTYVNVAEVTASDNFDPDSTPNNDVLAEDDQDDADPGVGLVSDVSLTKGVVLTTDADGSTTATAGDTVTFTVTVSNGGSANATGVEVTDQVPTGYTIVGTPTVSQGTYTVGTGVWDVGTINTSGNATLTIIATVNATGTYVNVAEVTASDNFDPDSTPNNDVLAEDDQDDADPGVAPVSDVSLTKGVVLTTDADGSTTATAGDTVTFTVTVSNGGSANATGVEVTDQVPTGYTIVGTPTVSQGTYTVGTGVWDVGTINTSGNATLTIIATVNATGTYVNVAEVTASDNFDPDSTPNNDVLAEDDQDDADPGVAPVSDVSLTKGVVLTTDADGSTTATAGDTVTFTVTVSNGGSANATGVEVTDQVPTGYTIVGTPTVSQGTYTVGTGVWDVGTINTSGNATLTIIATVNATGTYVNVAEVTASDNFDPDSTPNNDVLAEDDQDDADPGVAPVSDVSLTKGVVLTTDADGSTTATAGDTVTFTVTVSNGGSANATGVEVTDQVPTGYTIVGTPTVSQGTYTVGTGVWDVGTINTSGNATLTIIATVNATGTYVNVAEVTASDNFDPDSTPNNDVLAEDDQDDADPGVGLVSDVSLTKGVVLTTDADGSTTATAGDTVTFTVTVSNGGSANATGVEVTDQVPTGYTIVGTPTVSQGTYTVGTGVWDVGTINTSGNATLTIIATVNATGTYVNVAEVTASDNFDPDSTPNNDVLAEDDQDDADPGVAPVSDVSLTKGVVLTTDADGSTTATAGDTVTFTVTVSNGGSANATGVEVTDQVPTGYTIVGTPTVSQGTYTVGTGVWDVGTINTSGNATLTIIATVNATGTYVNVAEVTASDNFDPDSTPNNDVLAEDDQDDADPGVAPVSDVSLTKGVVLTTDADGSTTATAGDTVTFTVTVSNGGSANATGVEVTDQVPTGYTIVGTPTVSQGTYTVGTGVWDVGTINTSGNATLTIIATVNATGTYVNVAEVTASDNFDPDSTPNNDVLAEDDQDDADPGVAPVSDVSLTKGVVLTTDADGSTTATAGDTVTFTVTVSNGGSANATGVEVTDQVPTGYTIVGTPTVSQGTYTVGTGVWDVGTINTSGNATLTIIATVNATGTYVNVAEVTASDNFDPDSTPNNDVLAEDDQDDADPGVAPVSDVSLTKGVVLTTDADGSTTATAGDTVTFTVTVSNGGSANATGVEVTDQVPTGYTIVGTPTVSQGTYTVGTGVWDVGTINTSGNATLTIIATVNATGTYVNVAEVTASDNFDPDSTPNNDVLAEDDQDDADPGVAPVSDVSLTKGVVLTTDVDGSTTATAGDTVTFTVTVSNGGSANATGVEVTDQVPTGYTIVGTPTVSQGTYTVGTGVWDVGTINTSGNATLTIIATVNATGTYVNVAEVTASDNFDPDSTPNNDVLAEDDQDDADPGVAPVSDVSLTKGVVLTTDADGSTTATAGDTVTFTVTVSNGGSANATGVEVTDQVPTGYTIVGTPTVSQGTYTVGTGVWDVGTINTSGNATLTIIATVNATGTYVNVAEVTASDNFDPDSTPNNDVLAEDDQDDADPGVAPVSDLSIAKSVVLTTDADTDTVISVGDTVTFSVTVTNAGPNNATGVGVGDTVPDGYTTISSISDSGSESGGLISWSGLSINSGMSLVLTYTAVVTATGNYTNFAEITASDNFDLDSSPDATPDTDAPVEDDETSATPDVPNLSVIKTVRVTGSVLNDVIEYDIVVTNTGNVTLTNIEITDDNADAGSIVGSPIVSLAPGVSVTVTANQTITQADIDAGYIENSATATGDSPLGGPDDVSDVSDAGDETVETPDGDGSTDSDPTNDTTVTTFTPSPNLSVIKTVRVAGSVLNDVIEYDIVVTNTGNVTLTDIEITDDNADAGSIVGSPIVSLAPGVSVTVTANQTITQADIDAGYIENSATATGDSPLGGPDDVSDVSDAGDETVETPDGDGSTDSDPTNDTTVTTFTPSPSLSVIKTVRVAGSVLNDVIEYDIVVTNTGNVTLTNIEITDDNADAGSIVGSPIVSLAPGVSVTVTANQTITQADIDAGYIENSATATGDSPLGGPDDVSDVSDAGDETVETPDGDGSTDSDPTNDTTVTTFTPSPNLSVIKTVRVAGSVLNDVIEYDIVVTNTGNVTLTDIEITDDNADAGSIVGSPIVSLAPGVSVTVTANQTITQADIDAGYIENSATATGDSPLGGPDDVSDVSDAGDETVETPDGDGSTDSDPTNDTTVTTFTPSPSLSVIKTVRVAGSVLNDVIEYDIVVTNTGNVTLTNIEITDDNADAGSIVGSPIVSLAPGVSVTVTANQTITQADIDAGYIENSATATGDSPLGGPDDVSDVSDAGDETVETPDGDGSTDSDPTNDTTVTDLSQDPELTLVKTGVASGSNVGDVITYTFTVTNTGDVTIDNIFIDDILTGSTNLAVSPSILAPGEEGIATVEYVITQTDINNGEVINSATVIGDDPDDNDVIDISDNGDETVDDNGDGDPTNDETITDIEQLPNLALTKTGFYVDVNGDDLPNVGDEIQYTFTVENTGNVDVTNIVLTDPLEGIVVTGGPIDLAVGEIDMTTFTATYVLTAEDVLLGEVINQATVTGQDPNGDDVIDLSDDPTDTTDVDLDNDGDAEDETVTIIEGVFTDPDDPIIIYTGITPNGDGINDDFRIVGLRNFPDNTLRIYNRWGVQVFEEDGYEQPGVELFTGISNGRVTISQNNKLPVGTYYYVLEYINARGVNTYKAGYLYINR; from the coding sequence ATGATGTATTGGCGGAGGATGACCAAGATGATGCAGACCCAGGAGTTGGTTTCAGTAAGTGATGTATCGCTTACCAAAGGTGTTGTGTTAACAACGGATGCAGATGGTAGTACGACTGCTACTGCAGGAGATACCGTTACCTTTACAGTAACCGTAAGCAATGGCGGTTCTGCAAATGCAACTGGAGTTGAAGTAACCGATCAGGTTCCAACTGGTTATACGATTGTAGGTACCCCAACGGTAAGTCAAGGTACCTATACAGTAGGTACCGGAGTTTGGGATGTTGGTACTATAAATACGAGTGGTAATGCTACCTTAACGATAATAGCTACGGTAAATGCTACGGGTACTTATGTGAATGTAGCTGAAGTAACGGCTAGTGATAATTTTGATCCAGACAGTACACCGAATAATGATGTATTGGCGGAGGATGACCAAGATGATGCAGACCCAGGAGTTGCTCCAGTAAGTGATGTATCGCTTACCAAAGGTGTTGTGTTAACAACGGATGCAGATGGTAGTACGACTGCTACTGCAGGAGATACCGTTACCTTTACAGTAACCGTAAGCAATGGCGGTTCTGCAAATGCAACTGGAGTTGAAGTAACCGATCAGGTTCCAACTGGTTATACGATTGTAGGTACCCCAACGGTAAGTCAAGGTACCTATACAGTAGGTACCGGAGTTTGGGATGTTGGTACTATAAATACGAGTGGTAATGCTACCTTAACGATAATAGCTACGGTAAATGCTACGGGTACTTATGTGAATGTAGCTGAAGTAACGGCTAGTGATAATTTTGATCCAGACAGTACACCGAATAATGATGTATTGGCGGAGGATGACCAAGATGATGCAGATCCAGGAGTTGCTCCAGTAAGTGATGTATCGCTTACCAAAGGTGTTGTGTTAACAACGGATGCAGATGGTAGTACAACTGCTACTGCAGGAGATACCGTTACCTTTACAGTAACCGTAAGCAATGGCGGTTCTGCAAATGCAACTGGAGTTGAAGTAACCGATCAGGTTCCAACTGGTTATACGATTGTAGGTACCCCAACGGTAAGTCAAGGTACCTATACAGTAGGTACCGGAGTTTGGGATGTTGGTACTATAAATACGAGTGGTAATGCTACCTTAACGATAATAGCTACGGTAAATGCTACGGGTACTTATGTGAATGTAGCTGAAGTAACGGCTAGTGATAATTTTGATCCAGACAGTACACCGAATAATGATGTATTGGCGGAGGATGACCAAGATGATGCAGACCCAGGAGTTGCTCCAGTAAGTGATGTATCGCTTACCAAAGGTGTTGTGTTAACAACGGATGCAGATGGTAGTACAACTGCTACTGCAGGAGATACCGTTACCTTTACAGTAACCGTAAGCAATGGCGGTTCTGCAAATGCAACTGGAGTTGAAGTAACCGATCAGGTTCCAACTGGTTATACGATTGTAGGTACCCCAACGGTAAGTCAAGGTACCTATACAGTAGGTACCGGAGTTTGGGATGTTGGTACTATAAATACGAGTGGTAATGCTACCTTAACGATAATAGCTACGGTAAATGCTACGGGTACTTATGTGAATGTAGCTGAAGTAACGGCTAGTGATAATTTTGATCCAGACAGTACACCGAATAATGATGTATTGGCGGAGGATGACCAAGATGATGCAGACCCAGGAGTTGCTCCAGTAAGTGATGTATCGCTTACCAAAGGTGTTGTGTTAACAACGGATGCAGATGGTAGTACGACTGCTACTGCAGGAGATACCGTTACCTTTACAGTAACCGTAAGCAATGGCGGTTCTGCAAATGCAACTGGAGTTGAAGTAACCGATCAGGTTCCAACTGGTTATACGATTGTAGGTACCCCAACGGTAAGTCAAGGTACCTATACAGTAGGTACCGGAGTTTGGGATGTTGGTACTATAAATACGAGTGGTAATGCTACCTTAACGATAATAGCTACGGTAAATGCTACGGGTACTTATGTGAATGTAGCTGAAGTAACGGCTAGTGATAATTTTGATCCAGACAGTACACCGAATAATGATGTATTGGCGGAGGATGACCAAGATGATGCAGACCCAGGAGTTGCTCCAGTAAGTGATGTATCGCTTACCAAAGGTGTTGTGTTAACAACGGATGCAGATGGTAGTACAACTGCTACTGCAGGAGATACCGTTACCTTTACAGTAACCGTAAGCAATGGCGGTTCTGCAAATGCAACTGGAGTTGAAGTAACCGATCAGGTTCCAACTGGTTATACGATTGTAGGTACCCCAACGGTAAGTCAAGGTACTTATACAGTAGGTACCGGAGTTTGGGATGTTGGCACGATAAATACGAGTGGTAATGCTACCTTAACGATAATAGCTACGGTAAATGCTACGGGTACTTATGTGAATGTAGCTGAAGTAACGGCTAGTGATAATTTTGATCCAGACAGTACACCGAATAATGATGTATTGGCGGAGGATGACCAAGATGATGCAGACCCAGGAGTTGCTCCAGTAAGTGATGTATCGCTTACCAAAGGTGTTGTTTTAACAACGGATGCAGATGGTAGTACGACTGCTACTGCAGGAGATACCGTTACCTTTACAGTAACCGTAAGCAATGGCGGTTCTGCAAATGCAACTGGAGTTGAAGTAACCGATCAGGTTCCAACTGGTTATACGATTGTAGGTACCCCAACGGTAAGTCAAGGTACCTATACAGTAGGTACCGGAGTTTGGGATGTTGGCACGATAAATACGAGTGGTAATGCTACCTTAACGATAATAGCTACGGTAAATGCTACGGGTACTTATGTGAATGTAGCTGAAGTAACGGCTAGTGATAATTTTGATCCAGACAGTACACCGAATAATGATGTATTGGCGGAGGATGACCAAGATGATGCAGACCCAGGAGTTGGTTTAGTAAGTGATGTATCGCTTACCAAAGGTGTTGTGTTAACAACGGATGCAGATGGTAGTACGACTGCTACTGCAGGAGATACCGTTACCTTTACAGTAACCGTAAGCAATGGCGGTTCTGCAAATGCAACTGGAGTTGAAGTAACCGATCAGGTTCCAACTGGTTATACGATTGTAGGTACCCCAACGGTAAGTCAAGGTACCTATACAGTAGGTACCGGAGTTTGGGATGTTGGTACTATAAATACGAGTGGTAATGCTACCTTAACGATAATAGCTACGGTAAATGCTACGGGTACTTATGTGAATGTAGCTGAAGTAACGGCTAGTGATAATTTTGATCCAGACAGTACACCGAATAATGATGTATTGGCGGAGGATGACCAAGATGATGCAGACCCAGGAGTTGCTCCAGTAAGTGATGTATCGCTTACCAAAGGTGTTGTTTTAACAACGGATGCAGATGGTAGTACGACTGCTACTGCAGGAGATACCGTTACCTTTACAGTAACCGTAAGCAATGGCGGTTCTGCAAATGCAACTGGAGTTGAAGTAACCGATCAGGTTCCAACTGGTTATACGATTGTAGGTACCCCAACGGTAAGTCAAGGTACTTATACAGTAGGTACCGGAGTTTGGGATGTTGGTACTATAAATACGAGTGGTAATGCTACCTTAACGATAATAGCTACGGTAAATGCTACGGGTACTTATGTGAATGTAGCTGAAGTAACGGCTAGTGATAATTTTGATCCAGACAGTACACCGAATAATGATGTATTGGCGGAGGATGACCAAGATGATGCAGACCCAGGAGTTGCTCCAGTAAGTGATGTATCGCTTACCAAAGGTGTTGTGTTAACAACGGATGCAGATGGTAGTACAACTGCTACTGCAGGAGATACCGTTACCTTTACAGTAACCGTAAGCAATGGCGGTTCTGCAAATGCAACTGGAGTTGAAGTAACCGATCAGGTTCCAACTGGTTATACGATTGTAGGTACCCCAACGGTAAGTCAAGGTACCTATACAGTAGGTACCGGAGTTTGGGATGTTGGTACTATAAATACGAGTGGTAATGCTACCTTAACGATAATAGCTACGGTAAATGCTACGGGTACTTATGTGAATGTAGCTGAAGTAACGGCTAGTGATAATTTTGATCCAGACAGTACACCGAATAATGATGTATTGGCGGAGGATGACCAAGATGATGCAGACCCAGGAGTTGCTCCAGTAAGTGATGTATCGCTTACCAAAGGTGTTGTTTTAACAACGGATGCAGATGGTAGTACGACTGCTACTGCAGGAGATACCGTTACCTTTACAGTAACCGTAAGCAATGGCGGTTCTGCAAATGCAACTGGAGTTGAAGTAACCGATCAGGTTCCAACTGGTTATACGATTGTAGGTACCCCAACGGTAAGTCAAGGTACCTATACAGTAGGTACCGGAGTTTGGGATGTTGGTACTATAAATACGAGTGGTAATGCTACCTTAACGATAATAGCTACGGTAAATGCTACGGGTACTTATGTGAATGTAGCTGAAGTAACGGCTAGTGATAATTTTGATCCAGACAGTACACCGAATAATGATGTATTGGCGGAGGATGACCAAGATGATGCAGACCCAGGAGTTGGTTTAGTAAGTGATGTATCGCTTACCAAAGGTGTTGTGTTAACAACGGATGCAGATGGTAGTACAACTGCTACTGCAGGAGATACCGTTACCTTTACAGTAACCGTAAGCAATGGCGGTTCTGCAAATGCAACTGGAGTTGAAGTAACCGATCAGGTTCCAACTGGTTATACGATTGTAGGTACCCCAACGGTAAGTCAAGGTACCTATACAGTAGGTACCGGAGTTTGGGATGTTGGTACTATAAATACGAGTGGTAATGCTACCTTAACGATAATAGCTACGGTAAATGCTACGGGTACTTATGTGAATGTAGCTGAAGTAACGGCTAGTGATAATTTTGATCCAGACAGTACACCGAATAATGATGTATTGGCGGAGGATGACCAAGATGATGCAGACCCAGGAGTTGCTCCAGTAAGTGATGTATCGCTTACCAAAGGTGTTGTGTTAACAACGGATGCAGATGGTAGTACAACTGCTACTGCAGGAGATACCGTTACCTTTACAGTAACCGTAAGCAATGGCGGTTCTGCAAATGCAACTGGAGTTGAAGTAACCGATCAGGTTCCAACTGGTTATACGATTGTAGGTACCCCAACGGTAAGTCAAGGTACCTATACAGTAGGTACCGGAGTTTGGGATGTTGGTACTATAAATACGAGTGGTAATGCTACCTTAACGATAATAGCTACGGTAAATGCTACGGGTACTTATGTGAATGTAGCTGAAGTAACGGCTAGTGATAATTTTGATCCAGACAGTACACCGAATAATGATGTATTGGCGGAGGATGACCAAGATGATGCAGACCCAGGAGTTGCTCCAGTAAGTGATGTATCGCTTACCAAAGGTGTTGTGTTAACAACGGATGCAGATGGTAGTACGACTGCTACTGCAGGAGATACCGTTACCTTTACAGTAACCGTAAGCAATGGCGGTTCTGCAAATGCAACTGGAGTTGAAGTAACCGATCAGGTTCCAACTGGTTATACGATTGTAGGTACCCCAACGGTAAGTCAAGGTACCTATACAGTAGGTACCGGAGTTTGGGATGTTGGCACGATAAATACGAGTGGTAATGCTACCTTAACGATAATAGCTACGGTAAATGCTACGGGTACTTATGTGAATGTAGCTGAAGTAACGGCTAGTGATAATTTTGATCCAGACAGTACACCGAATAATGATGTATTGGCGGAGGATGACCAAGATGATGCAGACCCAGGAGTTGCTCCAGTAAGTGATGTATCGCTTACCAAAGGTGTTGTTTTAACAACGGATGCAGATGGTAGTACGACTGCTACTGCAGGAGATACCGTTACCTTTACAGTAACCGTAAGCAATGGCGGTTCTGCAAATGCAACTGGAGTTGAAGTAACCGATCAGGTTCCAACTGGTTATACGATTGTAGGTACCCCAACGGTAAGTCAAGGTACCTATACAGTAGGTACCGGAGTTTGGGATGTTGGCACGATAAATACGAGTGGTAATGCTACCTTAACGATAATAGCTACGGTAAATGCTACGGGTACTTATGTGAATGTAGCTGAAGTAACGGCTAGTGATAATTTTGATCCAGACAGTACACCGAATAATGATGTATTGGCGGAGGATGACCAAGATGATGCAGACCCAGGAGTTGCTCCAGTAAGTGATGTATCGCTTACCAAAGGTGTTGTTTTAACAACGGATGCAGATGGTAGTACGACTGCTACTGCAGGAGATACCGTTACCTTTACAGTAACCGTAAGCAATGGCGGTTCTGCAAATGCAACTGGAGTTGAAGTAACCGATCAGGTTCCAACTGGTTATACGATTGTAGGTACCCCAACGGTAAGTCAAGGTACCTATACAGTAGGTACCGGAGTTTGGGATGTTGGTACTATAAATACGAGTGGTAATGCTACCTTAACGATAATAGCTACGGTAAATGCTACGGGTACTTATGTGAATGTAGCTGAAGTAACGGCTAGTGATAATTTTGATCCAGACAGTACACCGAATAATGATGTATTGGCGGAGGATGACCAAGATGATGCAGACCCAGGAGTTGCTCCAGTAAGTGATGTATCGCTTACCAAAGGTGTTGTGTTAACAACGGATGTAGATGGTAGTACGACTGCTACTGCAGGAGATACCGTTACCTTTACAGTAACCGTAAGCAATGGCGGTTCTGCAAATGCAACTGGAGTTGAAGTAACCGATCAGGTTCCAACTGGTTATACGATTGTAGGTACCCCAACGGTAAGTCAAGGTACTTATACAGTAGGTACCGGAGTTTGGGATGTTGGCACGATAAATACGAGTGGTAATGCTACCTTAACGATAATAGCTACGGTAAATGCTACGGGTACTTATGTGAATGTAGCTGAAGTAACGGCTAGTGATAATTTTGATCCAGACAGTACACCGAATAATGATGTATTGGCGGAGGATGACCAAGATGATGCAGACCCAGGAGTTGCTCCAGTAAGTGATGTATCGCTTACCAAAGGTGTTGTGTTAACAACGGATGCAGATGGTAGTACGACTGCTACTGCAGGAGATACCGTTACCTTTACAGTAACCGTAAGCAATGGCGGTTCTGCAAATGCAACTGGAGTTGAAGTAACCGATCAGGTTCCAACTGGTTATACGATTGTAGGTACCCCAACGGTAAGTCAAGGTACCTATACAGTAGGTACCGGAGTTTGGGATGTTGGTACTATAAATACGAGTGGTAATGCTACCTTAACGATAATAGCTACGGTAAATGCTACGGGTACTTATGTGAATGTAGCTGAAGTAACGGCTAGTGATAATTTTGATCCAGACAGTACACCGAACAATGATGTATTGGCGGAGGATGACCAAGATGATGCAGACCCAGGAGTTGCTCCAGTAAGTGATTTAAGTATTGCTAAGAGTGTAGTATTAACTACCGATGCAGATACTGATACAGTGATTAGTGTTGGAGATACAGTTACTTTTAGTGTTACAGTAACCAATGCAGGTCCTAACAATGCTACGGGTGTTGGCGTAGGAGATACGGTTCCAGATGGATATACGACTATTAGTAGTATTAGTGATAGTGGAAGTGAGAGTGGTGGATTGATTAGTTGGAGTGGGTTATCGATTAACTCAGGAATGAGTTTAGTATTGACCTATACTGCAGTAGTTACAGCTACTGGAAACTATACAAACTTTGCAGAGATTACGGCGAGTGATAATTTTGATCTAGACAGTAGTCCAGATGCTACTCCAGATACAGATGCACCTGTTGAGGATGATGAGACGAGTGCTACGCCTGACGTTCCAAATCTAAGTGTTATCAAGACAGTTAGAGTTACAGGATCTGTATTAAATGATGTAATTGAGTACGATATTGTGGTTACCAATACAGGTAATGTGACGCTTACAAATATTGAGATCACTGATGATAATGCAGATGCAGGAAGTATTGTAGGTAGCCCAATAGTTAGTTTAGCACCAGGAGTTAGTGTAACAGTAACGGCGAATCAAACAATTACTCAGGCTGATATTGATGCAGGTTATATAGAGAACAGTGCTACAGCAACAGGAGATAGTCCATTAGGAGGTCCAGATGATGTTAGTGATGTATCCGATGCTGGTGATGAGACTGTTGAGACACCAGATGGAGATGGTAGTACAGATTCAGATCCTACTAATGATACAACGGTGACTACCTTTACACCATCACCAAATCTAAGTGTTATCAAGACAGTTAGAGTTGCAGGATCTGTATTAAATGATGTAATCGAATATGATATTGTGGTTACCAATACAGGTAATGTTACTTTGACAGATATTGAGATCACTGATGATAATGCAGATGCAGGAAGTATTGTAGGTAGCCCAATAGTTAGTCTAGCACCAGGAGTTAGTGTAACAGTAACGGCGAATCAAACAATTACTCAGGCTGATATTGATGCAGGTTATATAGAGAACAGTGCTACAGCAACAGGAGATAGTCCATTAGGAGGTCCAGATGATGTTAGTGATGTATCTGATGCCGGTGATGAGACTGTTGAGACACCAGATGGAGATGGTAGTACAGATTCAGATCCTACTAATGATACAACGGTGACTACCTTTACACCATCACCAAGTCTAAGTGTTATCAAGACAGTTAGAGTTGCTGGATCTGTATTGAATGATGTAATCGAATATGATATTGTGGTTACCAATACAGGTAATGTTACTTTGACAAATATTGAGATCACTGATGATAATGCAGATGCAGGAAGTATTGTAGGTAGTCCAATAGTTAGTTTAGCACCAGGAGTTAGTGTAACAGTAACGGCGAATCAAACAATTACTCAGGCTGATATTGATGCAGGTTATATAGAGAACAGTGCTACAGCAACAGGAGATAGTCCATTAGGAGGTCCAGATGATGTTAGTGATGTATCCGATGCTGGTGATGAGACTGTTGAGACACCAGATGGAGATGGTAGTACAGATTCAGATCCTACTAATGATACAACGGTGACTACCTTTACACCATCACCAAATCTAAGTGTTATCAAGACAGTTAGAGTTGCAGGATCTGTATTAAATGATGTAATCGAATATGATATTGTGGTTACCAATACAGGTAATGTTACTTTGACAGATATTGAGATCACTGATGATAATGCAGATGCAGGAAGTATTGTAGGTAGCCCAATAGTTAGTCTAGCACCAGGAGTTAGTGTAACAGTAACGGCGAATCAAACAATTACTCAGGCTGATATTGATGCAGGTTATATAGAGAACAGTGCTACAGCAACAGGAGATAGTCCATTAGGAGGTCCAGATGATGTTAGTGATGTATCTGATGCCGGTGATGAGACTGTTGAGACACCAGATGGAGATGGTAGTACAGATTCAGATCCTACTAATGATACAACGGTGACTACCTTTACACCATCACCAAGTCTAAGTGTTATCAAGACAGTTAGAGTTGCTGGATCTGTATTGAATGATGTAATCGAATATGATATTGTGGTTACCAATACAGGTAATGTTACTTTGACAAATATTGAGATCACTGATGATAATGCAGATGCAGGAAGTATTGTAGGTAGTCCAATAGTTAGTTTAGCACCAGGAGTTAGTGTAACAGTAACGGCGAATCAAACAATTACTCAGGCTGATATTGATGCAGGTTATATAGAGAACAGTGCTACAGCAACAGGAGATAGTCCATTAGGAGGTCCAGATGATGTTAGTGATGTATCTGATGCTGGTGATGAGACTGTTGAGACACCAGATGGAGATGGTAGTACAGATTCAGATCCTACTAATGATACCACGGTGACTGATTTAAGTCAAGATCCAGAATTAACATTAGTTAAAACAGGTGTAGCTAGCGGTTCTAATGTAGGAGATGTTATTACATACACTTTTACAGTTACTAATACAGGAGATGTAACTATTGATAATATCTTTATAGATGATATTCTTACAGGAAGTACAAATCTTGCTGTTAGTCCATCAATATTAGCTCCAGGTGAAGAAGGTATTGCTACAGTAGAGTATGTGATTACACAGACCGATATTAATAATGGTGAAGTGATCAATAGTGCAACTGTAATTGGAGATGATCCTGATGACAATGATGTTATTGATATATCTGATAATGGAGATGAGACTGTTGATGATAATGGAGATGGTGATCCTACCAATGATGAGACGATTACGGATATAGAACAGCTACCTAATTTAGCTTTAACTAAGACAGGTTTTTATGTTGATGTTAATGGTGATGATCTTCCAAATGTAGGCGATGAGATTCAGTACACCTTTACGGTAGAGAACACAGGTAATGTTGATGTTACTAATATTGTTCTTACTGATCCATTGGAGGGTATTGTTGTTACTGGAGGTCCAATAGATTTAGCAGTTGGCGAGATAGATATGACCACATTTACTGCTACTTATGTATTAACGGCAGAGGATGTTCTTTTAGGAGAAGTTATAAACCAAGCTACAGTGACTGGTCAGGATCCAAATGGAGATGATGTTATTGATCTTTCTGATGATCCTACAGATACAACAGATGTAGATCTTGATAATGACGGAGATGCAGAAGATGAAACGGTAACAATTATCGAAGGAGTATTTACAGATCCTGATGATCCAATCATAATCTATACAGGTATAACTCCTAATGGAGATGGAATCAATGATGATTTCAGGATTGTAGGTTTAAGAAACTTCCCAGATAATACATTAAGAATCTATAACAGATGGGGAGTTCAGGTATTTGAAGAAGATGGTTATGAACAACCAGGTGTAGAATTATTTACAGGAATAAGTAATGGTAGAGTTACTATTTCGCAGAATAATAAATTACCTGTAGGTACCTATTACTATGTCTTAGAATACATAAATGCGAGAGGAGTAAATACATATAAAGCAGGTTACTTATATATTAACAGATAA